The DNA segment AATTACTCTGGAAGACGGACGGGTGCTTGATCCGAATGAGTTCCTTGGTCCTGAGCAAAAGGGAAGAGTCGTTACGATTCTTGGGGACACACGATACTGCGAAAATGCGTTGTTGCTGGCTAAAGAGGCAGATTTATTAATTCACGAAGCTACCTTTTCAAAGGGTGAGGAAACATTAGCCTATGATTACTTTCATTCAACGACCTCTCAGGCAGCAGATATTGCTAGAAAGGCTGGTTGCAAGCATTTATGTTTGACCCACATCAGTTCACGATATGATCGGAATGATTGGCGCGAGTTAGTGGCCGAGGCAATGGAAATCTTTCCTAATACAGTCATCGCGGAAGACTTTAAAGAGATTCATATTCCTCTTAAGTAAAAAAAGCACTTTCCCCAATCGGGGAAGTGCTTTATCTTTTATTATACTATAAGAAAGTATAAAATTCGACTTCGAGAATTGTCCAGCTTCAGCGCCTAGCCCCTCGGGTCAAATAACCTTCGGCAAGTAAAGTCAAAGAGCGACTTTTCTTGCCGAAGAACATTTGCTTGTCGGGGCTGATCAAGGCGCTTACGCTTTTCTTATACCCATCCTCGCTCGTATTGTTTCGGTCCTTCGATGGAAACCCCAAGTTCTTTGGCTGCTGTTCGTGGCCAGTATGGGTCGCGCAGTAACTCACGAGCTAGGAAAACTAAATCCGCTCGGTCATTCTGTAAAATTTCCTCAGCCTGAATTCCTGTAGTGATTAAGCCAACCGCGCCAGTTGGAATACCAGCTCCATTTTTAATCGTTTCAGAATACTTTACCTGATAACCTGGATACACATGAATATGTGCGGGTACCACGGCACCTGAGCTTACATCCACTAAGTCTACACCTTGTTCTTTCATCCAATCTGCGAACACTATGTAATCTTCAGGTGTTAAACCATCCTCGTGATAATCATGAGCAGAAACTCTTACGAACAATGGACCTGTCCAAACGGTTTTCACAGCTTCAATGACCTCACGCAGCAAGCGGTAACGGTTCTCAGCAGTGCCACCATATTCATCTGTTCTTTTGTTGGAAAGTGGCGACAGAAACTCATTAATTAAATAGCCATGAGCGCCGTGAATTTCAATCACATCGAAACCAGCTTTGGCAGCACGCTCCGCCCCTTTTTTAAATGCTTCCACTGTCTCTTTAATTTCTGCTATTGTCATTTCTTTTGGAGTTTGCGATTTTTCATTAAAAGCAATCGCTGAAGGTGCGATGATTTCACCTTCTAATACTGCTTTTCTGCCGGCATGGGCAAGCTGGATGCCTGTTTTCGCTCCATGTTCTTTCATTAGGTTTACTAACTCTTTGAAACCATCTGTGTGCTCATCACTCCAAATACCTAAATCCTGTGGAGAAATTCGGCCTTGTGGAGTAACTGCTGTTGCTTCAACGATGATTAGACCAACTTGTCCGACTGCTCTACTAGTATAGTGAGTGCGGTGCCAGTTTTGAAGATGCCCATCTTCATTATGGCTGGAGTACATACACATTGGAGCCATAACAATTCTATTTTGTAATGTCACTCCCTTTATGGTAATGGGAGAAAATAATTTGGTTGTCATTTGAAAAATCCCTCCTGTTTCATACTAATCCTTCTTTAGTATAGCAAAGGGCATAAATATAATGTACAATACTGCTTCAGTCGTGATCTTTCAGCTCACTCAAGCGGTAAGTAGTTCCTCTCCAAACGATCCCTCCGCGTTTAAAGGTCAGCAGGCTTGCCCGAATAATCGAATAAATAAAAAGTAAAGCGGTAATGGGAAAAACGAGAAATAATACAGGGGAAAAGACCGTCATTCTTTTTATAATCAACACATAAAGAATACCACTCGTAATAATATTACCTAAACTTAGAAAGGCCACGGTTTTGTTTGCAGAAAAAATTGTCAGGAACGGAAGCACATTGGTGACAAACACTCCGAAAATCGAAAAAAACACCATCCTGACTTGATAATTTAGGCCTGCAAACGTATTTTTCTCCAGACCGATAAATGCCTCTTTTAAACTCCCATACCATTCGACTTCAATTAGCCTTAGTGCGGTGACTATTCTTTGCTGGTAGCCAGCCTTTTTCATTTTCATCCCCAGTTGCAAGTCATCATCTGGTCGCATTTTTAGTCTTTCATGTGTGCCAAATGATTCATATGCCTCTTTAGAAACAAGATTAAATGCCCCAATTCCTGTTCCAATTTTTGATTTTGGATTATTTGCCATCCATGGCCGCTTAAAATAGGAAAATCCAAATAGAAAAAAAGCAACAAAGGTTTTTAGCCAAAAATGGTTTGCATGTAAGTTGGGCGCTGCTGTTAAATGATCGAGTTGGTGTCGTTCAGCATAATGAAGTGCCTTTGCGAATGCTTCTTTTTCGTACTTCACATCTGCATCGGTGAATAATAGCCATTTTCCTGATGCCTGAAGCGACCCCTTATATAATGCATGATTTTTTCCAAGCCAACCTTCAGGTAATTCCTTCACATGAATAACCTTGACCCGAGGATCTTCCTTCATCAATTCATCAAGAAGTTTTCCAGTTTCATCCGTGGAGCGGTCATCTACTAAAATCCATTCCACATTTCTATAGGTTTGCTGTAGCTGGCTTAGGATACTTGCCTTTATTTGTTTTTCTTCGTTTCTAGCTGCTACGATCACCGATAACATGGGGCCTGTTTCTAAACCTTCCTCTTTTTCAAGCGAGTCCACTTGACGGAAACCAATCAGTGCATCAATCAGAAAAATAATCCAAACGAGAATTCCTAATGAAAATAATATTGTTAGCATGAACCACACTTCCTGGACCTTTTTCCACCTAGTTTATAGTAAATGAGTCAAACATCCAACTAGGAAGGTTGATCCGCTGTCTCAAGTTGAGAACGTAAGGCAGCTCCCATTTTCTTAGATTGGGCAGTAGCAGCTTTAATGCATGAAATGAATGCTTGCTGCACTTCATTTTCCTCGAGCACTTTAATACCGGCTTCCGTTGTTCCACCAGGACTAGTGACGTCCTTGCGCAGTTGTGTGGAGGATTTAGATGAATTCTTAACCATCTCTGCTGCTCCAATCAGTGTTTGAACAATGAGTTGACTTGCCATTTCTTTTTCAAGGCCAACCTCAACCGCACTTTTTTCCATTGCTTCAATTAAATAATAGATATAAGCAGGTCCGCTTCCAGATAGTCCTGTGACAGCATCTAATTGTTCTTCTTCCACAAAAGAAGTTAATCCAACCGTACCAAAAAGGTTTCTTGTTGTTTCTACCTGCTCGTTGGTAACCCGTTGATTCACAGCTACCGCGGTTGCGGATTTGCCAACTGCGGCTGAGGTGTTTGGCATGGATCGTACAATCGCAAGGGGTTTTCTTGCCAAGGTTTCAATGATACTCATGGATACACCTGCTAAGACGGAAACGACTAGCATGTGCTCAGTTAACTGTTCGCGAATGGCTTGGATTGCTGTCGCTGCATCTTTTGGCTTCATCGCTAACATGACAATATCTGCACCATCGAAAAGAGCATTCAAATCATACGTGCTCCTAACACCATAGCGCTCTCTAAGACTATTTAGCCTTTCCTTATTTGAATTGTTTGTTACCCATACATTTTTTCTATCAATTAATTCATTTTTAAGAATTCCTGAAATGAATGCTTCAGCCATTGAACCCGCACCGACAATCGCTATTTTGTTCACTTTATTTCCTCCTTTTTCTCCGTAAAAATAAAATAGACCCTTCATCCATAAAGGACGAAAGGCTGGCCTTATTCATCGCTTTAACGTAGCAAATTTTAATTGTGATTATGCAAGAGAAATAGGTTGTCTGTCAAGTGAAATGTTGTAAGAATTTTTTATTTTTTCTAAAAAATTATGCAGAAATAATGACAATTAGGGAATAAATCGCTACACTTTATTTTATATATTAAATGACAATACTGTTCATATCTTTCTATTTTCATTTCTTTATTTAACAATAATATTAAGGAGTTTTCATTATGACAGAATGGAAAAATGGAATTGCTAAAATTACCTTACCAACACCATTTCCAGTTGGGGATGTAAATGTTTTTTTGATTAAAGGGGAGCGGTTGACACTCGTTGACGTGGGAGTGAAAACAGAGAAATCTTGGAATTCGTTGAAAGAACAATTGGCAGAATTACATTTACATCCGGATGATATTGAACAAGTAATCTTAACCCACCATCACCCCGATCATGCAGGAGGGCTTGACTTTTTCCCTGCTTCTTTGGAGGTTCATGGTCATCTGCTGAATGAACGGTGGATCAACCCGACTGAAGCCTTTTTTCAAGAACA comes from the Neobacillus sp. PS2-9 genome and includes:
- the proC gene encoding pyrroline-5-carboxylate reductase → MNKIAIVGAGSMAEAFISGILKNELIDRKNVWVTNNSNKERLNSLRERYGVRSTYDLNALFDGADIVMLAMKPKDAATAIQAIREQLTEHMLVVSVLAGVSMSIIETLARKPLAIVRSMPNTSAAVGKSATAVAVNQRVTNEQVETTRNLFGTVGLTSFVEEEQLDAVTGLSGSGPAYIYYLIEAMEKSAVEVGLEKEMASQLIVQTLIGAAEMVKNSSKSSTQLRKDVTSPGGTTEAGIKVLEENEVQQAFISCIKAATAQSKKMGAALRSQLETADQPS
- a CDS encoding glycosyltransferase family 2 protein — protein: MLTILFSLGILVWIIFLIDALIGFRQVDSLEKEEGLETGPMLSVIVAARNEEKQIKASILSQLQQTYRNVEWILVDDRSTDETGKLLDELMKEDPRVKVIHVKELPEGWLGKNHALYKGSLQASGKWLLFTDADVKYEKEAFAKALHYAERHQLDHLTAAPNLHANHFWLKTFVAFFLFGFSYFKRPWMANNPKSKIGTGIGAFNLVSKEAYESFGTHERLKMRPDDDLQLGMKMKKAGYQQRIVTALRLIEVEWYGSLKEAFIGLEKNTFAGLNYQVRMVFFSIFGVFVTNVLPFLTIFSANKTVAFLSLGNIITSGILYVLIIKRMTVFSPVLFLVFPITALLFIYSIIRASLLTFKRGGIVWRGTTYRLSELKDHD
- the namA gene encoding NADPH dehydrogenase NamA, which produces MTTKLFSPITIKGVTLQNRIVMAPMCMYSSHNEDGHLQNWHRTHYTSRAVGQVGLIIVEATAVTPQGRISPQDLGIWSDEHTDGFKELVNLMKEHGAKTGIQLAHAGRKAVLEGEIIAPSAIAFNEKSQTPKEMTIAEIKETVEAFKKGAERAAKAGFDVIEIHGAHGYLINEFLSPLSNKRTDEYGGTAENRYRLLREVIEAVKTVWTGPLFVRVSAHDYHEDGLTPEDYIVFADWMKEQGVDLVDVSSGAVVPAHIHVYPGYQVKYSETIKNGAGIPTGAVGLITTGIQAEEILQNDRADLVFLARELLRDPYWPRTAAKELGVSIEGPKQYERGWV